A portion of the Streptomyces erythrochromogenes genome contains these proteins:
- a CDS encoding DUF6629 family protein, whose protein sequence is MDATGPDALSVRHPGRAAARRDRRLRTPGRAPAAGAPTCSAPWRLEPASTRCAFAAVAPLLVPGRALGREPAVGDARSTESYLDVCSDFTRGQQ, encoded by the coding sequence GTGGATGCCACGGGTCCTGACGCGCTGTCCGTTCGCCACCCCGGGCGCGCTGCTGCTCGCCGGGACCGGCGGCTGCGGACCCCCGGCAGGGCGCCGGCGGCGGGGGCGCCGACCTGCTCAGCGCCGTGGCGGCTGGAACCCGCCTCCACCCGGTGCGCCTTCGCCGCGGTCGCCCCGCTGCTCGTGCCGGGCCGGGCCCTGGGCCGGGAACCGGCCGTCGGGGACGCCCGATCGACCGAAAGTTACCTAGACGTATGTAGTGACTTCACACGCGGGCAGCAGTAG
- a CDS encoding GMC oxidoreductase — protein MGDNTLPKRGSNGISRRGFLGRTGSIIGAVALAGHITPAQAAAAAAAPGPIGDGARVPVLVIGTGYGGSVAALRLAQAGVDVQMIEMGMNWDTPGPDGKIFPKVTSPDYRSFWLRTRTKAPLSNFLGFPIDKDVPKYTGILDAEDFAGITVYQGRGVGGGSLVNGGMAVTPKRANFASVLPSVDADEMYDTYYPRANAGLGVGMVDPAWFDTADCYQFSRVGRKHAQRSGFAWTFVPDVYDWDYMKREAVGTATKSALAGEILYGNNHGKKSLVQTYLAQARATGRVTVSPLHEVTTVSPAAGGGYTVAIDQINTTGDTVATKTVTAERVFFAAGSVGTSKLLVKLKATGALPNLNGEVGKGWGENGNVMCGRANHMWDPTGKLQSTIPCSGIDNWDAGGAFAEVAPLPTGIETYASFYLSITKNPNRAEFTWNAAAGRVDLSWQTAWKQPSISMAKTIFDKINSKEGTIYRTDLFGAYKIWNDTLTYHPLGGAVLDKATDNYGRLHGYTGLYVIDGALIPGNASVNPFVTITALAERNIEKIIATDLS, from the coding sequence ATGGGTGACAACACCCTGCCCAAAAGAGGCTCCAATGGAATTTCACGCCGCGGATTTCTTGGTAGAACAGGTTCTATAATCGGGGCCGTGGCCCTGGCCGGCCACATCACCCCGGCCCAGGCCGCCGCGGCGGCCGCCGCCCCCGGACCCATCGGCGACGGCGCCCGCGTACCGGTCCTGGTCATCGGCACCGGCTACGGCGGGTCGGTCGCGGCGCTGCGGCTGGCCCAGGCCGGAGTGGACGTGCAGATGATCGAGATGGGCATGAACTGGGACACCCCGGGCCCGGACGGCAAGATCTTCCCGAAGGTGACCAGTCCGGACTACCGCTCGTTCTGGCTCCGTACGCGGACCAAGGCCCCGCTCAGCAACTTCCTCGGATTCCCCATCGACAAGGACGTCCCCAAGTACACGGGGATCCTGGACGCCGAGGACTTCGCCGGCATCACGGTCTACCAGGGCCGCGGCGTCGGCGGCGGTTCGCTGGTCAACGGCGGCATGGCGGTCACGCCCAAGCGCGCGAACTTCGCCTCCGTCCTCCCGTCGGTCGACGCCGACGAGATGTACGACACCTACTACCCGAGGGCCAACGCCGGCCTCGGGGTCGGGATGGTCGACCCGGCCTGGTTCGACACCGCCGACTGCTACCAGTTCTCCCGCGTCGGCCGCAAGCACGCCCAGCGGTCCGGCTTCGCCTGGACCTTCGTACCCGACGTGTACGACTGGGACTACATGAAGCGGGAGGCCGTCGGCACCGCCACCAAGTCCGCCCTGGCCGGGGAGATCCTCTACGGCAACAACCACGGCAAGAAGTCGCTGGTGCAGACGTACCTCGCGCAGGCCAGGGCCACGGGCAGGGTCACCGTCTCGCCGCTGCACGAGGTCACCACGGTCTCCCCCGCCGCGGGCGGCGGCTACACGGTCGCCATCGACCAGATCAACACCACGGGCGACACCGTGGCCACCAAGACCGTCACCGCCGAGCGGGTGTTCTTCGCGGCCGGCAGCGTCGGCACCAGCAAGCTCCTGGTCAAGCTGAAGGCGACCGGGGCGCTGCCGAACCTCAACGGCGAGGTGGGCAAGGGCTGGGGCGAGAACGGGAACGTCATGTGCGGGCGCGCCAACCACATGTGGGACCCGACCGGCAAGCTCCAGTCGACCATCCCCTGCTCCGGCATCGACAACTGGGACGCGGGCGGCGCCTTCGCCGAGGTCGCCCCGCTGCCCACCGGGATCGAGACCTACGCCTCCTTCTACCTGTCGATCACCAAGAACCCCAACCGCGCCGAGTTCACCTGGAACGCGGCCGCGGGCAGGGTCGACCTGAGCTGGCAGACCGCCTGGAAGCAGCCGTCCATCTCGATGGCCAAGACCATCTTCGACAAGATCAACTCGAAGGAGGGGACGATCTACCGGACCGACCTGTTCGGCGCCTACAAGATCTGGAACGACACCCTGACCTACCATCCGCTCGGCGGCGCCGTCCTGGACAAGGCCACCGACAACTACGGCCGTCTGCACGGCTACACCGGCCTGTACGTGATCGACGGCGCGCTGATCCCCGGAAACGCCAGCGTGAACCCGTTCGTCACCATCACCGCGCTCGCCGAGCGCAACATCGAGAAGATCATCGCGACAGACCTCTCGTAG
- a CDS encoding carboxymuconolactone decarboxylase family protein: MRIDIPEGQHPIEYVWGDMVPGIGMAAANFSLSVYAHTTLGLREFEAARLRVAQINGCVFCLDWRTERDGQKVEEEFADAVTEWRTTDAFDERTRLAAEYAERYTLDHHGLDEEFWDRMTAHYSQLEIVELTMSIGSWLAFGRLNHVLGLDSVCVLPGH, encoded by the coding sequence ATGAGGATCGACATCCCCGAAGGCCAGCACCCGATCGAGTACGTGTGGGGCGACATGGTGCCCGGGATCGGCATGGCCGCCGCGAACTTCTCCCTGTCGGTGTACGCCCACACCACCCTCGGGCTGCGCGAGTTCGAGGCCGCACGGCTGCGCGTCGCGCAGATCAACGGGTGCGTCTTCTGCCTGGACTGGCGCACCGAGCGGGACGGGCAGAAGGTCGAGGAGGAGTTCGCCGACGCGGTCACCGAGTGGCGCACCACCGACGCGTTCGACGAGCGCACCCGGCTGGCGGCGGAGTACGCCGAGCGGTACACCCTCGACCACCACGGGCTCGACGAAGAGTTCTGGGACCGGATGACCGCGCACTACAGCCAGCTGGAGATCGTGGAGCTCACCATGAGCATCGGGTCCTGGCTGGCCTTCGGGCGGCTCAACCACGTGCTGGGCCTCGACAGCGTCTGCGTGCTGCCCGGGCACTGA
- a CDS encoding NAD(P)H-dependent amine dehydrogenase family protein — protein MIPTVVWGTGNVGRLAIRAVAAHPALELSAVIVHNPAKVGRDAGELGGLDHLLGVAATDDPEAVLAGRPRAVVYAASGDVRPDEALADITRAIRAGAVVVSPALYPLYDHRSAPPEFRDPVLAAVAEGGGSLFASGVDPGWGNDVLPLLLSGLGTTVDAIRCQEIFDYSTYDQPDSVRNLIGMGHPMDFEPMMLMPSIPTMVWGGQIRMMARALGVELDEIRETSERRALDTTVTTRTMGEFEAGTQGAIRFEVQGVVGGEPRIVIEHVTRIHPSCAPDWPVPPGGGDGAHRVVIEGRPRIEVTVEAADEGENRSAGGNATAVGRLVGAIDWLAAAEPGLYDALDVPLRPATGRLGRKPS, from the coding sequence ATGATTCCCACGGTTGTCTGGGGTACCGGCAACGTCGGCCGTCTGGCCATCCGCGCCGTCGCGGCCCATCCCGCACTCGAACTGTCCGCAGTCATCGTCCACAATCCAGCCAAGGTCGGCCGCGACGCGGGCGAACTCGGCGGCCTCGACCACCTGTTGGGCGTCGCGGCCACCGACGACCCCGAAGCCGTACTGGCCGGCCGTCCCCGCGCGGTGGTGTACGCCGCGTCCGGGGACGTCCGCCCCGACGAGGCCCTCGCCGACATCACCCGTGCGATCCGGGCGGGCGCGGTCGTCGTCAGCCCGGCCCTCTACCCGCTCTACGACCACCGCAGTGCCCCGCCGGAGTTCCGCGACCCGGTACTGGCGGCCGTCGCGGAGGGCGGCGGCTCGCTCTTCGCCTCCGGCGTCGACCCCGGCTGGGGCAACGACGTACTCCCGCTCCTGCTCAGCGGACTCGGCACCACCGTCGACGCCATCCGCTGCCAGGAGATCTTCGACTACTCCACCTACGACCAGCCGGACTCGGTCCGCAACCTCATCGGCATGGGCCACCCCATGGACTTCGAGCCGATGATGCTCATGCCCTCGATCCCGACGATGGTCTGGGGCGGCCAGATACGGATGATGGCCCGGGCGCTCGGCGTCGAACTCGACGAGATCCGCGAGACGTCGGAGCGCCGCGCCCTCGACACCACCGTGACCACCCGCACCATGGGCGAGTTCGAGGCGGGCACCCAGGGCGCGATCCGCTTCGAGGTGCAGGGCGTCGTCGGCGGCGAGCCCCGCATCGTCATCGAGCACGTCACCCGCATCCACCCCTCGTGCGCACCGGACTGGCCGGTGCCGCCGGGCGGCGGCGACGGCGCCCACCGCGTCGTCATCGAGGGCCGCCCCCGCATCGAGGTCACCGTCGAGGCCGCCGACGAGGGCGAGAACCGCTCCGCGGGCGGCAACGCCACCGCCGTCGGCCGCCTCGTCGGCGCCATCGACTGGCTCGCGGCGGCGGAGCCCGGACTCTACGACGCCCTCGACGTCCCGCTGCGCCCCGCCACCGGCAGACTCGGAAGGAAACCGTCATGA
- a CDS encoding DUF6126 family protein yields the protein MTPVPPADEPVGVRARFEAKFPRGLIIRLIAYLFVGHLFAFFVYLLFVLGGQNQ from the coding sequence ATGACCCCCGTGCCCCCTGCAGACGAGCCCGTCGGCGTACGTGCGCGCTTCGAGGCCAAGTTCCCGCGCGGCCTGATCATCCGGCTGATCGCCTACCTCTTCGTGGGCCACCTCTTCGCCTTCTTCGTCTACCTCCTCTTCGTCCTGGGTGGCCAGAACCAGTAA
- a CDS encoding helix-turn-helix domain-containing protein: MNPGPAPDRPDDVVDELPAVAPQLRELRRRAGLTLEAAAARARLSPAHLSRLETGRRQPSLPLLLGLARTYGTTVSELLGETPAVADPIVRAGGPGAREADGWTYWQAGGAGRGMQALRVHVPHGRGPDELVRVHPGEEWLYVLQGRLRLHLGEAEYLLEPGDSAHFDSLTPHRIGAASPNGADLLFVHTLLQSSLAGLCLGGAATTTHHR; encoded by the coding sequence ATGAACCCCGGTCCCGCACCCGACCGCCCGGACGACGTGGTCGACGAGCTGCCCGCCGTGGCGCCGCAGCTGCGTGAGCTGCGCCGCCGTGCCGGCCTCACCCTGGAGGCCGCCGCCGCGCGGGCCCGGCTGTCGCCCGCCCACCTGTCCCGGCTGGAGACCGGCCGGCGCCAGCCCTCGCTGCCGCTCCTGCTGGGGCTCGCCCGCACCTACGGCACGACGGTCTCCGAGCTGCTCGGCGAGACCCCTGCCGTCGCCGATCCCATCGTACGGGCCGGCGGTCCGGGTGCCCGCGAGGCCGACGGCTGGACGTACTGGCAGGCGGGCGGCGCCGGGCGCGGGATGCAGGCGCTGCGCGTCCACGTGCCGCACGGCCGCGGACCGGACGAACTGGTCCGCGTCCATCCCGGCGAGGAATGGTTGTACGTCCTTCAGGGGCGGCTGCGCCTGCACCTGGGCGAGGCCGAATACCTGCTGGAGCCGGGAGACAGTGCCCACTTCGACTCCCTCACCCCGCACCGCATCGGCGCCGCCTCCCCGAACGGAGCCGACCTGCTGTTCGTCCACACCCTGCTCCAGAGCAGCCTCGCCGGGCTGTGCCTCGGCGGGGCCGCGACCACCACGCACCACCGATAG
- a CDS encoding HPP family protein, whose product MDLDSVLTRRPSAGPEAPCGTTPPKGPGSGRLHRARAGAVAVLHRTGAVTAVLLALAAVGTMIGEPVLIPSLAASAAVLHHTPALPTAQPRTVVVAHLLGAGAGYAVLAAAPSAPWSAALAGGLTFAATTLARTPHSPACATAVVVVLQTPAPLRFVPLLFGATVVLVLGGVAASRTHPAAGRYPVRWW is encoded by the coding sequence GTGGACCTCGACTCCGTGCTGACCCGCCGGCCGTCTGCCGGCCCGGAGGCGCCCTGCGGCACAACGCCCCCGAAGGGGCCCGGGTCCGGGCGCCTGCACCGTGCCCGGGCCGGCGCGGTCGCGGTCCTCCATCGCACCGGCGCTGTCACCGCGGTCCTCCTCGCCCTCGCGGCCGTCGGCACGATGATCGGCGAACCGGTCCTCATACCGTCCCTGGCCGCCAGTGCCGCCGTCCTCCACCACACCCCCGCCCTGCCCACCGCCCAGCCCCGGACCGTCGTCGTCGCACACCTCCTGGGCGCCGGAGCCGGCTACGCGGTCCTCGCCGCGGCTCCGAGCGCCCCCTGGAGCGCGGCCCTGGCGGGAGGTCTGACCTTCGCCGCCACGACCCTCGCCCGGACCCCGCACTCACCCGCCTGCGCCACCGCCGTCGTCGTCGTGCTGCAGACCCCGGCACCCCTGCGGTTCGTCCCGCTGCTGTTCGGCGCGACGGTGGTCCTCGTCCTCGGAGGTGTCGCCGCCTCCCGCACGCACCCGGCAGCGGGCCGGTACCCGGTCCGCTGGTGGTAG
- a CDS encoding ATP-dependent DNA ligase, whose translation MLLAEVARVSREVAATSARSRKTALLAELFAAAPPEEAGLVISYLSGRLPQGRPGIGWRTLAQETAPAAQPTLTVRDVDEAVSGLAAQAGAGSAARRSAIVAGLLGAATEAEQAFLRSLLSGEVRQGALDAVALEGVAAAAGVPAAELRRAVMLDGSLPRVAEAVLADGAEALRTVTLRVGRPVQPMLAGTAGSVAEALAALGPCAVEEKLDGIRVQVHREGDDVRVYTRSLDEITGRLPEVAELARSLPGERFILDGEVIGQTADGRPVPFQEIASRVGSRVDVAAARRTLPVVPYFFDVLAAAGDVLLDLPVRERYAALAALVPEGARVRRLEVRDPAAQEAEAVEFWAETLRRGHEGVVVKALESAYAAGRRGRHWLKVKPVHTLDLVVLAAEWGHGRRTGLLSNLHLGARAADGTYAMLGKTFKGLTDEMLRWQTEALRALATSDDGFTVRVRPELVVEIAYDGLQRSTRYPAGVALRFARVVRHRPDKDAEQADTVETVLGRRNAS comes from the coding sequence ATGCTGCTGGCCGAGGTCGCTCGCGTGTCACGGGAAGTCGCCGCCACTTCCGCCCGGTCCCGCAAGACCGCGCTGCTCGCGGAGCTCTTCGCCGCCGCTCCCCCCGAGGAGGCCGGGCTGGTCATCTCCTACCTCTCCGGACGCCTCCCGCAGGGCCGTCCCGGCATCGGCTGGCGCACCCTGGCCCAGGAGACCGCACCGGCAGCGCAGCCCACCCTCACCGTCCGCGATGTCGACGAGGCGGTCAGCGGCCTCGCGGCGCAGGCCGGCGCCGGGTCCGCCGCCCGGCGCAGCGCGATCGTCGCCGGGCTGCTCGGCGCGGCCACCGAGGCCGAGCAGGCCTTCCTGCGCAGCCTGCTCTCGGGCGAGGTGCGCCAGGGCGCGCTCGACGCCGTGGCCCTGGAGGGCGTGGCCGCGGCCGCCGGGGTACCCGCGGCCGAGCTGCGCCGGGCGGTGATGCTGGACGGCTCCTTGCCCCGCGTCGCCGAGGCGGTGCTCGCCGACGGCGCCGAGGCGCTGCGCACCGTGACCCTGCGGGTGGGGCGGCCCGTCCAGCCGATGCTGGCGGGCACGGCCGGATCGGTCGCCGAGGCGCTGGCCGCGCTCGGCCCGTGCGCGGTGGAGGAGAAGCTGGACGGGATCCGCGTGCAGGTCCACCGCGAGGGGGACGACGTACGGGTCTACACGCGCTCCCTCGACGAGATCACCGGGAGACTGCCGGAGGTCGCCGAACTGGCCAGGTCGCTGCCGGGGGAGCGGTTCATCCTCGACGGGGAGGTCATCGGGCAGACCGCGGACGGCCGCCCCGTCCCCTTCCAGGAGATCGCGAGCCGGGTCGGCTCCCGGGTGGACGTGGCCGCCGCCCGGCGGACGCTGCCGGTGGTCCCCTATTTCTTCGACGTCCTTGCCGCCGCCGGCGACGTCCTGCTCGACCTCCCCGTCCGCGAGCGGTACGCGGCCCTCGCCGCCCTCGTGCCCGAGGGCGCCCGGGTGCGCCGCCTGGAGGTACGGGACCCGGCGGCCCAGGAGGCCGAGGCCGTGGAGTTCTGGGCCGAGACCCTGCGCCGCGGCCACGAGGGCGTGGTCGTCAAGGCCCTGGAATCGGCGTACGCGGCCGGCCGGCGCGGCAGGCACTGGCTGAAGGTGAAACCGGTGCACACCCTGGACCTGGTCGTGCTCGCCGCCGAATGGGGCCACGGGCGGCGCACCGGACTGCTCTCGAACCTGCACCTGGGGGCCCGGGCCGCCGACGGCACCTACGCCATGCTCGGCAAGACGTTCAAGGGCCTCACGGACGAGATGCTGCGCTGGCAGACGGAGGCGCTGCGGGCGCTCGCCACCTCGGACGACGGTTTCACCGTACGGGTGCGCCCCGAGCTGGTGGTGGAGATCGCCTACGACGGACTGCAGCGCTCGACGCGCTACCCGGCCGGAGTGGCTCTCCGCTTCGCGCGGGTGGTGAGGCACCGCCCGGACAAGGACGCGGAGCAGGCCGACACCGTCGAGACGGTGCTGGGCCGGCGGAACGCCTCCTGA